GCAACGAGTTTATACATTCTCTCCATAGCTATGGTTTTCCTCCTACACCCCTGAATTATGCTGGccataataatatagtaatattgCCTATAGCAATACCACTGTACTGTGCTTTCtatggaaaacaatatggcagctaccACCCATACATAtgaacagagaaggaatattctatGAGCACAGTTTCATATGCAGGCTGCAATATAATTACATACTTGGCTCTCAGACCGGATAAGTCATTGGATGGGCTCAGCAGATCCACACAAGCATGCAGGAGAGCTGTTGCTGCCGCATTCTCGGGCTGCAGTTCATGCAGCTTCGTGCACATATCTACCAGATCCGAGCAGATGTCCAGGAACAACGTGAGAACGCGCCTATCGGTGCTGTTGTTGCAAGAAACGTCCAGGTATTTGCGGACCTAGTGACCCAAAATTGTACATGAGAAAAGTTTACTCCGGGCCACCAATCATTTTTGCGTAAATCTTATGATATCAGATGGTTTATAAGCTTCCTGTAATGAATAGAAAGGTGTTGAGCTTTGTTATAAATACTTTGTTATAAAGACAGCCTTATGCTTCTCAgtagcagcccagatcacactgagcatgttcagtgccgctgacacacaaaagagacctaacaagatccaagatggggagctgctggggtcacctttgatgtcctggatcattaGTGTTATAAAGCTGCTGAACTTTTgtgctggtacagtaagttcagtatataaaatacaacatttgtagctaGGTTTATATGCAagctttagtgctcctttaaattGTAACTTGGGATAGAATTTAAAAGATAAGgcttgtttcttaaaaaaaaaaaaaaaagatgatacaGGGAAATTCCAAATGAAATTACCTGGGCCAGAGTTCTCACAGGGTGGATCCTGTCGAGGGCGCTTTCACGGCAGCGCTCCAGAGCGGTTGTGAATGTGACTTGTTGCTGTTGGAAGAGCTTGTAGCGCTGCTGCAGGATTTTGAGAGCCTGTTTCGCCTCATTCATTCTGCtatccatgtttttttacaatcCTGGGGACAAAGGGAATAAAAAGTCAAAACACAGGCCAGGAAAAATGTATCTGCCAGATGATATAAACCTGCAATTGTTGCTAGAAAAACGTTTCTTCTGTGCATTGTAAGCAGcggtcctgtcctgctttatggctgagattctagctatctgaataacagagcattctgtcccagtgactgcacagatcctatctgatccccattgtaagcagcagtcctgtcctgctttatggcagctgagattctagctatctgtataacagagcattctgtcccagtggctgcacagatcctatctaatccccattgtaagcagaagtcctgccctgctttatggcagctgagattctagctatctgtataacagaacattctgtcccagtggctgcacagatcctatctgatccccattgtaagcagcagtcctgtcctgctttatggcagctgagattctagatatctgtataacagaacattctgtcccagtggctgcacagatcctatctgatccccattgtaagcagcagccctgccctgctttatggctgacccACTAAGCTCACAATTTAGTAGTTAGGCAAGAGAAGGCTGACGGAATGCCTATTGTGATCTTACCTTTTAAGCGCCCTGAGCAACGTTCCTTCTCcccctgcctgtgtgtgtttatttggaGTGTGAGCATGTTGGTGTCATTGCTTTGGCTGTTTCCTAGAGATGGGGACACCCCCAGCAACCCATACGCTTTGTTAGCAACCAGTTTGTGGTATGCACATGGTTCATGCTTCCACAATCCTCATTTAATGTTGTACAGCAGGGAGAGGTCAGACTGCTGTGTTATCTGTTTAACCCTTTGTCTACCAATAATGGACAGTAACAGGTCTGACATGATCTTTCGGCAGTTGTACTTCAAAATCAAATATAGGGACACACCTCTGCTCTCTACTTTCCCATTATTGCCCTACTGTTTTGGCTCTACTTCTGCCATCCTGTTATTCTGCGTGCACCATGACCTTATGCTgctatattgtcctactgtctccatcttgctcttctgcgtccatcttatcctactgtctccatcttgatcttctgcttccatcttgccctactgtctccatcttgatcttCTGCTTCCATCTTGCCACACTGTCTTCATTATGCTCTTATGCTTCCATCTTGCCCGGCAGTCTCCATCTTGATCTTTTGCTTCCAACTTACCACACTGTCTTCATCTTGATCTTCCGCTTCCATCTTGCCACACTGTCTTCATTATGCTCTTATGCTTCCATCTTGCCcggctgtctccatcttgatcttTTGCTTCCATCTTGCCACACTGTCTTCATTTTGATCTTCTGCtttcatcttgccatactgtcttcaTTATGCTCTTCTGcttccatcttgccatactgtcttcaTTGTGCTCTTAtgtttccatcttgccatactctctccatcttgatcttctgcttccatcttgccctactgtctccatcttgatcttCTGCtttcatattgccctactgtcttcattatgcttccatcttgccctattgtctccatcttgatctTATGCTTCCATCTTGCCATACTCTTTCTGTCTTGATCTCATGCTTCCATTTTGccatactgtctctatcttgagCTTCtgcttccatcttgccctactgtctccatcttgatctttcacttccatcttaccctactctctccatcttgctcttctgtgtccatcttgccctactgtctccatattgctcgTCTTTTCTTCCTGCCCTATCTCCGTATTGCTCTTCTGCTTCCACCTTGCCCTGCTGTCACTATCTTGTTCTTttctttccatcttgccctacggtctccattTTGCTCTTCTGCTTCTATCTTGCCTTACAGTCGCCATCTTGCCCCACTCTTAATATCATTGGTCTCCTAGGCTATGAGCTGTCAACCTGACAACTCTACCAATATTATCAACCCATCAATAATAACAGGTACAAGACTTTGAGTCTTCTTTACCAGTAATTTTGATAAGTTATTCTATTTATCACCCTTTGGGGCTCTAAGTATGTCTGTGGCCCTATCCCACCCAGGCTCATTAACATTGGTTCCCAGGTTGCCCTGCAGCCACACAGCCTTTGttatatgaataaatgtaatgttcctgCTTATGCGCCTAATGCAGAAACAGCGCCTTTGTTCTGCTACTTCTGATCCTCACAGACTTGTGTTACACCAGTATAGACACCAGGCAGTCGGCTTTGATGGGGGGAATAAGAAGAGCTGTGGGTTTTTGAACTCTTTCAAAGTCTGGATATCAAACAATTTCACAGGCTAAATGTGTCTTGCACGTGAGCAGAAGAAAAGCAGCTCTCATAGAGTCTCTTTTCTCAACGAGAGGAAGGGCTGTATCTGAAAACAAACCGGGATGGAAACACCGACTTTGTTTTGCTGCTGGACGTTGCTATTTACTGACTGTACAGAAGGTGTTGTGCAATGGGATCTCATGTGTTTATGAATGGGGCTATTGACTTTACAGTATTTACAAAGCGTAATTAACAGGAAGATGGGAGGAATTTATTGCAACTGAAACTATAGAGGGGGGAAAATATTCACTTTTAACGCTTGTGCAACAGTACATTCCTAAATTAAAGGCATAGCAACACCTGATCTAGTCATCTGCCCCCCAGCAAAGGATCAAACCACATAGGGAGGCCTGACATTCAAACAAcactggtttctagggtaagtggaaccctagcaaccagacagtttaAACCCCGAActgaaaaactgcagaaaaatatattaattcaaaaaccacaaaagacTACACAAAGGAAAGATTAATTTGTGCAAGAATTCCACTgcttacaggtatgtgatctgttatctggaaacctgttatccagaaagctccaaattacaggaaggccgtatcccatagactcctcAAATAAGGCAGATTTTTTaatactgatttcctttttctctgtaacaataaaacagtagcttgtacttggtcccaactaagatataattaatcctaattggaagcaaaaccagcctattgggtttatttaatatttaaattatttttaagtagacttaaggtacgaagatccaaataaaGGTATCTGGAAAAActccaggtgccaagcattctggataacaggtatgggacaaaCTTGATCCCATCCCTGCATATAATGAAAAGATATTAGAGGGAAACAAATAATCCACCAAACTGGAAAACAGAAAAGATAAAGCAGGTAACTCAGAGACCACAAATAAATTAACTACAGTTACACATTTGCCTACTGTCAGGAGCATGAACTTACTTGCAAGGGATCAGCCTTCGGGGGATTTTCCTGTTTTCTTTCGCTAGAAAGTTGGTATTTTCAGTTATGTGGACTGAACCATCCTTCCATTATAATAGGAGAGCAAAGTACAAGGATGATATTCAGATTAGGCAAGAGGAGGTACCTTCTGGGTCTAATTGAGTAGAATGGACCCAAACCCTgcaaactgcactcacaggtttAACCACTGACACTTACTACTGATCCTCTACCTCTGTaggcagcgtcagactgggccagcaggacactggggaaaaacctggtgggcctcacCGGCCCAGACGCGCTCCACAGAGCCTGATCTTCCCCCCGCCCAATCGCGTAAAGATGATACACTGGAGAAGGGCACACAAGAGGGGGGTTTGTTGCGACTAGTGAAGGGGGCCTGTGGGGGGGTGTTGGACCCTGATGCGGCAGCCCAGttgggccctgaccccccagtCCCACTCTGTCTATAGGTTCTAATCTGGGCCACTAAGATACCAGAAAAACTCttggtgggccctcctgcttctaaccatttagcctatttcatggtcattccttatttctgtaggctaaatagatggaaggaTAGTGTAttgcatgtaaagaaaaaaaagattatgagaataaagagtttgagcgagtagaggaggaataatttTTTGGACACTGAGGTAATGGTTTAATgttttctggtaggcccctggcatcccagtctgatgCTGGCTGTAACCTTTGTGCCAGTCAGGAGGACGGGTCCCCTGAAACAGTCAAGAAACACTTCACTAGCGGTGCGGTGGTATTTTTTtcgggaaaaggtggcaacgctagGTACAGGGAGTCCTGGTGGAGCCTTGTTACCCCACCTCTGCTCCACATAGTAGAACTCCCAGAAACCCCACCCATTCAGTACTAAAACCCTAAAATAATCCACTAGGGGCAACTCAGACAGAGGAGCCAAATAAAACTAATTTCCAGAGATATTCAAATAAAACTAATTTCCAGGGATTTTCAATTTCAACCCCTTCCCTTTTCCCAGTGAAAGTATAGTTGCCAGTGCTGCCTGACTTAAAGTTAAACTGATGCCAATGGTATTAAAAGGCAAAGGAGAATAAAATATAGGCAGGCtggtatttttgttttattgttttcataagTGACCAACTGCATGGAAGCTGCTCCGTGATATCATGtgaagtatatataatatatattttattattatagaaaccaattattttcttttgtgactcgttttatttaattataaaaacttTAATGCCAGAAATTGATGGGTCACATTCAAGGGAACATGGTACAGTTCATTATCTGCGGCGCATGCGCCGTGAGAGCGCGCTGGCAACGGTCCCGGAGTGATGACGTAGAGCGAGTCCTTAGGAACGCGGGTTGCCTAGGGGACCGCCACTCGTGGGAGGTTGCTAGGTAGTTGCTGCACTACACGGGGGCCTACAGCCTGGGAATTCCATAGAAGCAAAAGAGCGGACATGGACGCCACAAGGAAACCTCTGCGAATTCCCCCAGCTATGGCGGTGTATGCGGAGGAGCACGGGGTGTTTGATATTATTCAGGTGAGGGGGAGAGACCTGCTCATATAAAGTAAGCAGTGTAGGGACTACAGCTCATTACTccactgggaatgctgggagctgtagttttatTTATAGCTGGAAAACGTATTGTTATATTCTGCCTTATTTGTGTGTTAGGTATTCTCATCAAATACATGAGTGGCCTGTAGCCTGTGCCAGCTGTTGTTTGTacaatgctgggagttgtaacatTAGCTGCAGatggtacatccctaattaaaggggctgttctccTCCCAACACTTTTTCCAACACTGCTTTCAGAccgttccccagaaataaagactttttccaattactttctattttctgtgtgtgactgtttttctattattgaagtgtaaagttttatttttcaccttctgaagcagctctgggagcggggggtcaccgactctttaaactgttctaaactgatacattcagttgttacatttcttatgtttgtcccttctgagcagagtccctgggtttcattagaggcagctgttagaactgataaaATGCTTGttgatattccagagatgctgctgagaaatggatcaactaatggagcaaactgtaaggctggaactacacgatgCGTCTTCATCAGATCCGACGCGCTGAGAGGAAACGGATGTGACAACGcggatgcgacaaaaataaggtaatagaaatgtcggaccttgtccctgcgtgcatccgacacgactgtcataAAAGAAGCAATGTGCAGCgtttgcatctgacagttgtgtcggatGCATGCAGGGACAAGGTTCGACATTTctattaccttatttttgtcgcatccgCATTGTCACATCCGTTCCCTCTCAGCGGGTCGGATCTGATGAAGACGcatcgtgtagttccagccttacagtttagagtctgcacctgaattactgagctgcctgactcaaacaccagagacaggaacattaaaggagaaggaaaggttaaaacgaagtaagcgttatcagaaagttccacctaaatacaccagtaagccctcaaagtaatgttgctctgagtcctctgtcaaaagaaacaccacatttctttccttctattgtgtactcatgcgcttctgtatcagacttcctgttttcatcttaaacctccagggctagggcttgagcatgctcagtttgatcctctctccccctcccttctgtgctgtaatttgagcccagagcaataagtgagcagggaaagactcgggcaggaagtgatgtcacaacaagctaatatggcagctgctatcctaaacaaaccgcttttagtgctttttttactcaggtatggtaaaacattctacagaataaatatggtgttatagcttgcactattgcagctaatctattggcaataaaatgcctccatagctttccttctcctttaaactttaaatgttgtttttgggaaaacggtatagaataaaagatggaaagtaattaaaaaaggtCTTTGTTTATGGGGAAAATCTGAAACTAAACTgacaaaaagtgtttggaaggttaacaacctctttaatgtatATAATCCCTGAGATGGGGCCCTGCATGTCTTGCATTGGCAGCTTCCTTCGCTCCAGCCCAGTGGCCCCTGCAGCTAGTGATGTAACTATAGGaacagcagaccctgtgactgatGGGGGGGGCAGGACTTTTAGGGGCCCCACTAATAAGCAGTTATTATTGCCAAACTTTTGGGCACCCTGTATTcactttgctgtggggcccagtgagtTATCATTGGCCTCATTGAGATCTCAGTGACTGATTGTTCacttcaaaaaaacaaaagtgttcttATTGGGTCTTGAAGGGAGTGTGCCGTCATAGGTGGGGTTTTGTCATTATGGGAGTGGTCAGGGTGTGTCACATGGGCCAGGGCATTTTTGATTTGGAGATGTAGATTATTATGTTAGATTATTAACACTTAGCTGCTCTTTCTTACCAGAAAATGGTGGAGAAGGTTCTAGTGGACAGACCCGAAGACCCAATCCAGTACATGATTGATCATTTATCCAACGATAATGATGATGGTAAGGTTACTCTCTAGCAAACCAGCAAAATTCACTCGTATACAACTTCATTACAAAGGATACAGTGATAAGGGTGGTCAGCAGAATTTGGCATCACAATGAGTAGTGTTGTTTTTATGAAACTGCAAACATATTACTCAGCGCTGTTCCATGAAAGGGCCTCCTTATCGCATGACAAGGTTATAGATATCGGAAAGaattggtatgggatccattatccagaagcccgttatccagaaagctcggaattatggaaagaccgtctcccatagactccattataatcaaatgatccaaatttttaaaaataatttatttttctctgtaataataaaacagtagcttgaacttgatcccaactaagatataattaatccttattggaagcaaaaccagcctattgggtttatttaatattttcatgattttctagtagactaaaggtatgaaaatccaaattacagaaagatctgttatctggaatacccaggtccctatctatctatatttctgtCTATCTACAGGCCCTTGGACACCTAAAAAAAATATGGCCCTGGAAAATGTATGTACAATATTTGTGCGTACTGTATATCCTGATGATATTTTGCATCGGTTCCAATTAAGCATGAGACGGAAAACAGAGATCTGGGTACATTTAGAGTTTTGCTGTTCAGGAATTAAGGATATGCCAAGGGTGGAGATGTTGGGAGCTATGAATGTTTAATGCATCCCAGTCCCCATGTGAATGGCTGTCTTGCTTTAAGCCCTAGTAATGATGGCTCACTTCCTGCCCTCGCTGCTCACTTCCCATGTAGCTGGTATCTGTGGGTTAGTAAGTGGCTGGATTACATTTAACGAATTCCATACTCAGCAGCAGTTCGGATAAAAGCCTGGCAGGTGTGCCTTGTTTACTACATGCAGAATGCTGAATATATCGGCAACACCGAGTCCAGGGTTTAGGGATCTGTTGTTTAATATAGTTCAGTGGCTGCAAAAACCTTCCCAAATCTGACCCCAGTTAACCTTAAAGAAAGGTTGTCAGGGTTTCCTGAgagtaaataaacatatatatattttcaatctCATTCATGTGACCTTCTGGCTGGAACCTCCGAAATCCTCTAAGGAGACAGCTTGGGAGCCATTGTCTTATagcttaaaaggattctgtcatgatttttatatggTGTCGTCTTTATTTCtcaattacacagtttacatggcaaataattcactctacaatataaaattttattcctgaaccaacaagtgtattttttttagttgtaatattggtgtgtaggtgcatctcaggtcattttgcctggtcatgtgctttca
The sequence above is a segment of the Xenopus laevis strain J_2021 chromosome 8L, Xenopus_laevis_v10.1, whole genome shotgun sequence genome. Coding sequences within it:
- the spaca9.L gene encoding sperm acrosome associated 9 L homeolog isoform X1, with protein sequence MDSRMNEAKQALKILQQRYKLFQQQQVTFTTALERCRESALDRIHPVRTLAQVRKYLDVSCNNSTDRRVLTLFLDICSDLVDMCTKLHELQPENAAATALLHACVDLLSPSNDLSGLRAKYPHDVINHLSCDEARNFYGGVISLIPIVLDKLKEAAAELDKPGPQTHRPGSGQKHLEHNETKAANDKEATGVQTVARQQTRATKKKSYMESLKPAWRPTGRFYTS
- the spaca9.L gene encoding sperm acrosome associated 9 L homeolog (The RefSeq protein has 1 substitution compared to this genomic sequence); protein product: MDSRMNEAKQALKILQQRYKLFQQQQVTFTTALERCRESALDRIHPVRTLAQVRKYLDVSCNNSTDRRVLTLFLDICSDLVDMCTKLHELQPENAAATALLHACVDLLSPSNDLSGLRAKYPHDVINHLSCDEARNFYGGVISLIPIVLDKLKEAAAELDKPGPQTHRPGSGQKHLEHNETKAANDKEATGVQTVVRQQTRATKKKSYMESLKPAWRPTGRFYTS
- the spaca9.L gene encoding sperm acrosome associated 9 L homeolog isoform X2, whose product is MDSRMNEAKQALKILQQRYKLFQQQQVTFTTALERCRESALDRIHPVRTLAQVRKYLDVSCNNSTDRRVLTLFLDICSDLVDMCTKLHELQPENAAATALLHACVDLLSPSNDLSGLRAKYPHDVINHLSCDEARNFYGGVISLIPIVLDKLKEAAAELDKPGPQTHRPGSGYHYM